A stretch of the Lonchura striata isolate bLonStr1 chromosome 15, bLonStr1.mat, whole genome shotgun sequence genome encodes the following:
- the MZB1 gene encoding marginal zone B- and B1-cell-specific protein, translated as MRAALAAWLVLSLLGGTGAEDACGDPPTAPSRSIPAPQLSPEERLSPHMPESLRCDACHAIAFQIEEQLRKAEGKVGKKALKESDYIEVLERSCSQDWESYGVLELDGEKRLSGPGLRTQQPLSVLVSGGPWPGRLSKLCHGYVGERGEALIYGAHRRGPAALRQLLCHGDKGPCAGRKERPEPRKALQNEL; from the exons ATGCGGGCGGCGCTGGCAGCGTGGCTGGTGCTGAGCCTGCTGGGGGGGACAGGGGCCGAGGACGCCTGCGGGGACCCCCCCACCGCCCCGTCCCGCTCCATCCCCGCGCCCCAGCTCAGCCCCGAGGAGCGGCTCTCGCCCCACATGCCCGAATCCCTGCGCTGTGACGCCTGCCACGCCATCGCCTTCCAG ATTGAGGAGCAGCTGCGCAAGGCAGAAGGGAAGGTGGGCAAGAAGGCTCTGAAGGAGTCAGACTACATAGAAGtgctggagaggagctgctcACAGGACTGGGAGAG TTACggggtgctggagctggacGGCGAGAAGCGGCTgtcggggccggggctgcggacgcagcagcccctgagcgtgCTGGTGTCGGGGGGACCGTGGCCGGGCAG GCTCTCCAAGCTGTGCCACGGCTACGTGGGCGAGCGGGGCGAGGCGCTCATCTACGGCGCGCaccggcggggcccggccgcgcTGCGGCAGCTGCTGTGCCACGGGGACAAGGGACCCTGCGCCGGCCGCAAGGAGCGCCCGGAGCCCCGCAAGGCGCTGCAGAACGAGCTGTAG
- the PROB1 gene encoding proline-rich basic protein 1, producing MRLASAAPAGAARVHVIRGLPCAAAGSSRRDGEGARRSSQRPRQSGPSPEQGSPAPPEAPGLLPATMPRGKRDPVLLSPAELPGPAAEGPRAAGGDRRSAEEEEEEDGHLPGLPRDDLTKSMSSSSVSSYHSALCSDGTETFKDCLEFLDEEGSPGRAAPGRWAPAGAPGAAPPPGPLARPQRAQLSSAAKNSPAPGQGGRMGPLGGDRQPVPAAAAGGEPAVPRQPGAMLAGAPSDSDEVDGEVQALTARAFRSLSGLPGARLDMCSSHTSSSLSNSLSEDGGRPRRWPAGAGEPRGAVTALHGRVGWPFPAGVDGELLGKEQFECVDVELESGEARKGHGKKRTVPKRQILLKRKERKETGFGPRGDGPAPQPPARKEPPSKGRAVGEDFRLNYQQFMKAASLEAGTDRTRAASSLVKNVLAKKMQYEQRIKMEQKGLRGSSTSSGPSSAGTDLLGDGLEGKSSSLSRSDCSFSAEDLRSGGMPVATAAAGSTATTTHPTKGVVLSEETRETVCNLRKTFNELNQRMKYQEVLEGRWLPAAAEEHASERICYQRARALFEAQPGVGKVLDVAPRFARAPRPWPSLKERAIGPIHSQGLPFKAESRALPATPPRRPFASSRAQEARTLPQSQPQKPPAAPRRPPSPGTVPVPRGSPPAAPPKPEEKGKGRVPQPRDVRKLVKSSYSLKFGTAGASRGTAAPASSGEPPPATPLVIHCTSVRREPAPEPAAEEVPAAPGREPAPACAEGPAKAPHSSPINITRVQATRRGAAPTEEPPASPPRRERSELRLPPRAERLPHVETHLHVLLGRPGPAAAESSPAPGSAVLRAEKTVLLPPPPASPAEGKEVRGRGGGRALPAAEGPEPPGQRPSSGDSRDPRAGAPGGSSARPRPAEPAARGAAEPGASERRQQQPGGRRVSVGNGLSAGGTGPAAPLRAGDSGEGLPGRLPEQRETWEPSPQWPAATEPYPPAAPAENSNYLAIPERAPKSTLMPKLSSVPNPGSASFGTHFVPSSSSAAFGAPSAPNPASASFGTSMVTNVTSSSFGFPSASSLASTSFGTPLVSNSNKSFRAPLVPNLCSTSFGNPLVPNPSSMSFGNPLVPNPSSASFGNPLVPNPSSVSFGSPLIPNPSSASFGNPLIPNPSSAPFGSPLVPNSSSASFGNPLVPSPSSAPFGSPLMHNPSSMSFGSSLVPSPSSASFGNPLIPNPCSPSFGSPLVSNPIPTSLGHPSVSNMASSFFGSPFVPHPASAPLGTGTYPLPGGEVPWSKPSPEPPLPRPPEGSAAVGPPAQPHQEEAPHFLRGTDGPSPSGRSRQSPPKPFSAAVPAQRRMLVDPSSGKCYYVEPPRQPQMKTLYDPETGQYLEVLVPPVASHTGLYQAPFNPLVMAPGVCGPPYAPYGGFPGLPAPPPSAPSPPHPSLPAADPGTPGSAAKGEGPSPAGGADCGYLESPYYIPTGMRASPGPEQPPARASPAAPEGSLLRM from the coding sequence ATGCGCTTGGCATCGGCTGCCCCGGCTGGCGCTGCCCGAGTCCATGTGATCCGGGGCTTGCCCTGTGCCGCCGCCGGGTCCAGCCGCCGGGACGGCGAGGGAGCCAGAAGGTCGAGCCAGCGGCCCCGGCAGAGcggccccagccccgagcagggCTCCCCGGCACCGCCTGAAGCCCCCGGGCTCCTCCCTGCCACCATGCCCCGCGGGAAGAGGGACCCGGTCCTGCTGTCCCCCGCCGagctgcccggccccgcggccgaGGGTCCCCGCGCGGCCGGGGGCGACCGGCGCTccgcggaggaggaggaggaggaggacggacacctcccggggctgccccgcgaCGACCTCACCAAGAGCATGTCGAGCTCCTCCGTGTCCTCCTACCACTCCGCCCTGTGCTCGGACGGCACGGAGACCTTCAAGGACTGCCTGGAGTTCCTGGACGAGGAGGGATCGCCCGGCCGGGCTGCCCCGGGCCGCTGGGCTCCGGCGGGggcccccggcgcggccccgccgcccggcccccTCGCCCGCCCGCAGCGGGCTCAGCTGTCCAGCGCGGCTAAGAATAGCCCAGCGCCGGGCCAGGGGGGCAGGATGGGTCCCCTCGGTGGGGACCGGCAGCCCGtgccggccgcggccgccggcggGGAGCCGGCCGTGCCCCGGCAGCCCGGGGCGATGCTCGCCGGGGCTCCCAGCGACTCGGACGAGGTGGACGGCGAGGTGCAGGCGCTGACGGCCAGGGCTTTCCGCAGCCTCTCGGGGCTCCCCGGAGCTCGCCTCGACATGTGCAGCTCCCAcacctcctccagcctctccaATTCGCTGTCGGAGGACggcgggcggccgcggcggtGGCCGGCGGGCGCCGGGGAGCCCCGGGGCGCGGTGACAGCTCTGCACGGCCGGGTGGGCTGGCCTTTCCCCGCCGGCGTGGacggggagctgctgggcaaGGAGCAGTTCGAGTGCGTGGACGTGGAGCTGGAGAGCGGCGAGGCCAGGAAGGGACACGGCAAGAAGAGGACGGTGCCCAAACGCCAGATCCTgctgaagaggaaggagaggaaggagacgGGCTTTGGCCCCCGCGGGGATGGCCCAGCgccccagccccctgccaggaAGGAGCCCCCCAGCAAGGGCAGAGCCGTCGGCGAGGACTTCAGGCTCAACTACCAGCAGTTCATGAAGGCGGCGTCCCTGGAGGCCGGCACCGACAGGACCAGGGCGGCCTCGAGCCTGGTGAAAAACGTCCTGGCCAAGAAGATGCAGTACGAGCAGCGCATCAAGATGGAGCAGAAGGGGCTGCGGGGCAGCTCGACCTCCTCGGGGCCGTCTTCCGCCGGCACCGACCTGCTGGGGGATGGTCTGGAGGGCAAGTCCAGCTCGCTGTCCCGCTCCGACTGCAGCTTCTCGGCCGAGGACCTGCGGAGCGGCGGGATGCCGGTGGCCACGGCGGCCGCGGGGAGCACCGCCACCACCACGCATCCCACCAAAGGCGTGGTGCTCAGCGAGGAGACGAGGGAGACTGTCTGCAACCTGAGGAAGACTTTCAACGAGCTCAACCAGAGGATGAAGTaccaggaggtgctggagggcCGCTGGCTGCCCGCGGCCGCGGAGGAGCACGCGTCGGAGAGGATCTGCTACCAGCGAGCCCGCGCCTTGTTCGAAGCCCAGCCCGGGGTGGGGAAGGTGCTGGATGTCGCCCCCCGGTTTGCGAGGGCGCCGAGGCCGTGGCCCAGCTTGAAGGAGCGAGCCATCGGCCCCATCCATTCCCAAGGCCTCCCATTCAAGGCCGAGAGCCGGGCGCTCCCCGCcaccccgccgcgccgccccttCGCCTCCTCCCGGGCGCAGGAGGCGAGGACGCTGCCGCAGAGCCAGCCACAGAAACCGCCAGCAGCGCCCCGCCGGCCGCCCAGCCCCGGCACCGTCCCGGTACCGCGGGGGTCCCCGCCGGCCGCGCCCCCCAAGCcggaggagaaggggaaggggcgcgtcccgcagccccgggacGTGCGCAAGCTGGTGAAGAGCAGCTACAGCCTCAAGTTCGGGACTGCCGGCGCCTCCCGCGGCACCGCGGCACCGGCGAGCAGCGGGGAGCCGCCGCCAGCCACCCCTCTGGTCATCCACTGCACCTCGGTCCGCCGGGAGCCGGCGCCGGAGCCGGCGGCTGAGGAGGTGCCGGCAGCCCCCGGCCGGGAGCCGGCCCCGGCGTGCGCCGAGGGGCCCGCGAAGGCCCCGCACAGCTCGCCCATCAACATCACGAGGGTCCAGGCCACGCGGAGGGGCGCGGCCCCCACGGAGGAGCCGCCGGCATCGCCCCCGCGCCGGGAGCGGAGCGAGCTCCGGCTGCCGCCGCGGGCCGAGCGGCTGCCACACGTGGAGACCCACCTGCACGTCCTGCTGGgccggccgggccccgcggccgcggAGAGCTCCCCGGCCCCGGGCAGCGCGGTGCTGCGGGCAGAGAAGACCGttctgctgccgccgccgcccgcgagTCCCGCGGAGGGGAAGGAGGTGCGCGGCCGTGGCGGCGGCAGAGCTCTCCCCGCTGCCGAggggccggagccgccgggGCAGCGGCCCAGCAGCGGGGACAGCCGGGACCCCCGAGCCGGAGCCCCGGGCGGCAGCAGCGCCCGGCCGCGGCCTGCGGAGCCGGCGGCGAGGGGCGCGGCAGAGCCCGGTGCCAGCGAgcggaggcagcagcagcccggcGGCCGGCGGGTGTCGGTGGGCAACGGGCTCTCTGCCGGtggcaccggccccgccgccccgctccgAGCCGGGGACAGCGGCGAAGGCCTCCCCGGGCGGCTGCCGGAGCAGAGGGAGACCTGGGAGCCCTCGCCGCAGTGGCCGGCGGCTACCGAGCCCTACCCGCCTGCTGCCCCGGCAGAGAACTCCAACTACTTGGCAATCCCCGAGAGAGCCCCCAAATCCACGCTGATGCCAAAGCTGTCCTCGGTCCCCAACCCAGGCAGCGCATCCTTTGGGACCCACTTTGTCCCCAGCTCATCCAGCGCCGCTTTTGGGGCTCCCTCAGCCCCCAACCCAGCCAGTGCCTCTTTTGGGACCTCCATGGTCACCAATGTGACCAGCTCATCCTTTGGCTTCCCAtcagcctccagcctggccagcacATCATTTGGGACCCCCTTAGTTTCCAACTCCAACAAGTCTTTTAGGGCCCCTCTGGTCCCCAacctgtgcagcacatcctttGGGAACCCCCTGGTTCCCAATCCATCCAGCATGTCCTTTGGGAACCCCCTGGTCCCCAATCCATCCAGTGCATCCTTTGGAAACCCCCTGGTCCCCAATCCATCCAGCGTGTCCTTTGGGTCCCCCTTGATCCCCAATCCATCCAGTGCATCCTTTGGGAACCCTTTGATCCCCAATCCATCCAGTGCACCATTTGGGTCCCCTTTGGTCCCCAATTCATCCAGTGCATCCTTTGGGAACCCCCTGGTCCCCAGTCCATCCAGTGCACCATTTGGGTCCCCACTGATGCACAATCCATCCAGCATGTCTTTTGGGTCCTCCTTGGTCCCCAGTCCATCCAGTGCATCCTTTGGGAACCCCTTGATCCCCAACCCGTGTAGCCCATCCTTTGGGTCCCCCTTGGTCAGCAACCCAATCCCCACTTCCCTTGGGCATCCATCAGTCTCCAACATGGCCAGCTCTTTCTTTGGATCCCCTTTTGTCCCCCACCCAGCCAGCGCTCCGCTGGGAACAGGTACCTACCCCCTTCCTGGTGGGGAAGTGCCCTGGAGCaagcccagccctgagcccccccTGCCCCGACCCCCCGAGGGCTCGGCTGCTGTggggcccccagcccagccccaccaggaGGAGGCTCCTCATTTCCTCAGGGGGACCGATGGCCCCTCGCCGAGTGGGAGGAGCAGGCAAAGCCCCCCCAAGCCCTTCTCCGCAGCCGTGCCCGCCCAGCGGAGGATGCTCGTGGATCCCAGCAGCGGGAAATGCTACTACGTGGAGCCGCCGCGGCAGCCCCAGATGAAAACGCTCTACGACCCCGAGACCGGGCAGTACCTGGAGGTGCTGGTCCCACCGGTGGCATCGCACACCGGGCTCTACCAGGCACCTTTCAACCCGCTGGTCATGGCCCCGGGCGTCTGTGGTCCACCCTACGCACCCTACGGCGGcttcccggggctcccggcgccgccgccctcCGCCCCGTCTCCGCCGCACCCCTCGCTGCCGGCTGCcgaccccgggacccccggctcCGCTGCCAAGGGCGAGGGGCCGTCCCCTGCCGGGGGTGCTGACTGCGGCTACCTGGAGAGCCCGTACTACATCCCCACGGGCATGCGGGCCAGCCCCGGCCCCGagcagcccccggcccgcgcCAGCCCTGCCGCGCCCGAGGGCTCGCTGCTCCGGATGTGA